A window of the Nocardia sp. NBC_01329 genome harbors these coding sequences:
- the pks13 gene encoding polyketide synthase Pks13 (Pks13 is a key enzyme in mycolic acid biosynthesis.), with protein MADNEGMSPDTTENLPVTEEDRAAGTGDVPSSGDTAPGVELSVAELREWLRGWVAEATGQSLDKISVDRPMEEFGLASRDALALAGEIEELTGVMLNATVVYQHPTIASLAEVIVNGPPEPTFEATDEQFYTAGHAPGEARDIAIVGLSTRLPGAGDTPESTWDFLINGGDAIRDLPQGRWAEFLSEPQLAQAVAEGNTRGGYLEQDVVTGFDAEFFAMSPVEVERIDPQQRLVMELTWEALEHARIPASDLRGESVGVYIGTSTTDFQLVAAMSLGDTDPNVPASAEGYKITGSASSIIANRVSYFYDFRGPSVAVDTACSSTLVAVHQAVQALRTGDADVALAGGVNMLLIPMTTLGFDKIGAVAKDGRIKAFSSDADGMVRSEGAGLVVLKRLADAERDGDNVLGVIKGSAVNSDGRSNGLLAPNPDAQADVLRRAYRDAGIVPSTVDYIEAHGTGTLVGDPLEAQALGQVVGAGRAADAPVLLGSVKTNFGHLESGAGAASLAKVLLSFQHDVLPATINYAGPNPYIPFEQARLKVVEEPTPFPRYSGTATVGISGFGFGGTNAHLVVQEYVPAAPLAVSEPFLPDADEDTLEVVSTDVVAEAETVAADAAPEPEWSADRAEPLPVVLAVSAYLPSRRRRAAADLADWLESEAGQRTPLADVARSLAKRSHWRSRGVVLAKDHTEAVAGLRAIATGKPGQGVFTADAPAAQGPMWVMAGFGAQHRKMGKQLYQENSIFRRTVDAVDELVQDESGYSVREMILDDTQDYDVGTSQVGIFTIQLGLAAVLRAHGAEPAAVVGHSMGEVAGAYIAGGLPLEDAVRTICARSRLMGEGEQMLSDADVRNMALVEMGADEVAALLPEFPDVEVAVYAAPTNTVIGGPVDQVSAIVGRVEAAGKFARVLQTKGAGHTSQMDPLLGELAAELAGIEPTKLKVGLYSTVDKEQYYAPGHDAVHNENYWVKNMRHSVYFTNAVKLAVDSGVTTFLELAPNSVALMQVLGTTFAAGLPDAQLIPTLKRKEDESAGVIAALAQLYVHGHSVDLVSLVPAGSYADIPRTAFVRKPFWPKVSGFSAGGSTRAPGAAVALPDGRHVWEVQAAAVDDLPTLVWSAATQVLADVNPGASVAHAPLPATGTLTTTLTPHPGGASVQVHARDGALFRLLFDAVVTSGAALPAPAEPAVRPPALTESEVVEVVDTAGFGDRWSPDSGQTVDERLALIVAESMGYAVEDLPMEIPLMELGLDSLMAMRIKNRVEYEFDIPQLQVSAVRDASLHEVGKVLRYAIEHRDQVQEMADQQASGESGALSMDDNFVNAAKAAMEAGQDPVAALDQRTGTTEVEPAASEPEPAEPAEPAAPVSPAPKAEPAAGAALFGGGAAGSDEDDVPPRDAAERLTYASWATITGESAGGIFNTLPILDEDTAEKLAARLTERVGAEITVDDVLDCETIEQLADIVRTLQDSGADVDGFVRPLRTRSEGSDAVPVFVFHPSGGNTLVYEPLLKRLPADTPMYGFERVEGSIEERAREYVPELRKLQGDGPYVLYGWSLGAVLAMAVAQQLRAEGADVRVLGLIDLAIPREPEDNSSAERIRRMERYQAFAQKTYGVEGELDTDQLRELADASPEEQFKMVSDLIKMTGAKIPGGVLEHQRTSWIEGRALQQVQPSHYDGDVVLYLADRYHDGIIELEPRFADRLPDGGWDEYLPNLDIVHIPGDHLQIIDEPRIGRIGADLTDKLAQITSSAAGKGSK; from the coding sequence ATGGCTGATAACGAGGGCATGTCGCCGGATACGACCGAGAACCTTCCCGTCACCGAGGAGGATCGCGCCGCCGGGACCGGCGACGTGCCCTCGTCCGGCGATACGGCACCGGGCGTCGAGCTCTCGGTCGCCGAGCTGCGGGAATGGTTGCGGGGCTGGGTCGCCGAAGCCACCGGGCAGTCGCTCGACAAGATCTCCGTGGACCGGCCGATGGAGGAGTTCGGGCTGGCGTCGCGGGACGCGCTGGCGCTGGCCGGTGAGATCGAGGAACTCACCGGTGTGATGCTGAACGCGACCGTGGTCTACCAGCATCCGACGATCGCCTCGCTGGCCGAGGTGATCGTCAACGGTCCGCCGGAGCCCACCTTCGAAGCCACCGACGAGCAGTTCTACACCGCCGGCCACGCCCCGGGTGAAGCGCGCGATATCGCGATCGTGGGCCTGTCGACCCGGCTGCCGGGTGCGGGTGACACTCCGGAATCCACCTGGGATTTCCTGATCAACGGCGGCGATGCCATCCGCGATCTCCCGCAGGGGCGCTGGGCGGAATTCCTGAGCGAACCGCAGCTGGCGCAGGCGGTGGCCGAGGGTAATACCCGCGGCGGTTATCTGGAACAGGACGTCGTCACCGGCTTCGACGCCGAGTTCTTCGCGATGTCGCCGGTCGAGGTCGAGCGGATCGATCCGCAGCAGCGGCTCGTGATGGAACTGACCTGGGAGGCGCTCGAGCACGCCCGGATCCCGGCCAGTGATCTGCGCGGTGAATCGGTCGGCGTGTACATCGGCACCTCCACCACCGATTTCCAGCTGGTCGCCGCGATGAGCCTGGGTGATACCGATCCGAACGTTCCGGCTTCGGCCGAGGGCTACAAGATCACCGGCAGCGCCAGCAGCATCATCGCCAACCGCGTTTCCTACTTCTACGATTTCCGCGGCCCGTCGGTGGCGGTGGATACCGCCTGCTCCTCGACCCTGGTCGCGGTGCACCAAGCCGTGCAGGCGCTGCGCACCGGGGACGCCGACGTCGCGCTGGCCGGTGGGGTGAACATGCTGCTCATCCCGATGACCACGCTCGGTTTCGACAAGATCGGCGCGGTGGCGAAGGACGGCCGGATCAAGGCGTTCTCGTCCGACGCGGACGGGATGGTTCGCTCCGAGGGCGCCGGTCTGGTGGTGCTCAAACGACTCGCCGACGCCGAACGCGACGGCGACAACGTTCTCGGCGTGATCAAGGGTTCGGCGGTCAACAGCGACGGCCGGTCCAACGGGCTCCTCGCCCCGAATCCCGACGCCCAGGCCGATGTACTGCGCCGCGCCTACCGGGACGCCGGTATCGTGCCGTCCACCGTCGACTATATCGAGGCCCACGGCACCGGCACCCTGGTCGGCGACCCGCTCGAGGCCCAGGCGCTGGGCCAGGTGGTCGGCGCCGGTCGCGCCGCCGACGCACCCGTGCTGCTGGGTTCGGTGAAGACCAATTTCGGGCATCTGGAATCCGGGGCGGGCGCGGCGAGCCTGGCCAAGGTACTCCTGTCGTTCCAGCACGATGTGCTGCCCGCCACCATCAACTACGCCGGGCCGAACCCGTACATCCCATTCGAACAGGCCCGTTTGAAGGTGGTCGAGGAGCCGACTCCGTTCCCGCGCTACAGCGGTACCGCGACGGTCGGTATCTCCGGCTTCGGCTTCGGCGGCACCAATGCGCACCTGGTCGTACAGGAGTACGTACCGGCCGCGCCGTTGGCGGTCTCCGAGCCGTTCCTACCGGATGCGGACGAAGACACGCTGGAGGTGGTGAGCACCGATGTGGTCGCCGAGGCCGAGACGGTCGCCGCCGACGCCGCCCCCGAACCCGAATGGTCGGCCGACCGGGCCGAACCGCTGCCGGTGGTCCTGGCGGTCTCCGCTTATCTGCCCTCGCGCCGCCGCCGTGCCGCCGCGGACCTGGCGGACTGGCTGGAATCCGAAGCGGGACAGCGGACTCCGCTGGCGGATGTGGCCCGGTCGCTGGCCAAGCGCAGCCATTGGCGTTCGCGCGGTGTGGTGCTGGCCAAGGACCACACCGAGGCGGTGGCCGGCCTGCGGGCGATCGCCACGGGTAAACCGGGGCAGGGTGTTTTCACCGCCGACGCCCCGGCCGCGCAGGGCCCCATGTGGGTGATGGCCGGTTTCGGTGCCCAGCACCGGAAGATGGGCAAACAGCTGTATCAGGAGAACTCGATCTTCCGGCGCACCGTCGACGCGGTCGACGAACTCGTGCAGGACGAATCCGGGTACTCGGTGCGCGAGATGATTCTCGACGACACCCAGGACTACGACGTGGGCACCTCCCAGGTCGGGATCTTCACCATCCAGCTCGGTCTCGCCGCGGTGTTGCGCGCGCACGGCGCCGAACCGGCCGCGGTGGTCGGGCATTCGATGGGTGAAGTCGCCGGGGCCTATATCGCCGGCGGTCTCCCGCTGGAGGACGCGGTGCGCACCATCTGCGCGCGTTCGCGGCTGATGGGCGAGGGCGAGCAGATGCTCTCCGACGCCGATGTGCGAAATATGGCACTGGTCGAGATGGGTGCCGACGAGGTCGCCGCGCTGCTGCCGGAGTTCCCCGATGTCGAGGTCGCGGTGTACGCGGCGCCGACCAATACGGTGATCGGTGGTCCGGTGGACCAGGTCTCGGCCATTGTCGGCCGGGTGGAGGCCGCGGGCAAATTCGCCCGTGTCCTGCAGACCAAGGGTGCCGGGCACACCTCCCAGATGGACCCGCTGCTGGGCGAACTGGCTGCCGAACTGGCCGGGATCGAGCCCACGAAACTGAAAGTCGGCCTGTACTCGACGGTCGACAAGGAGCAGTACTACGCGCCCGGACACGACGCGGTGCACAACGAGAACTACTGGGTGAAGAACATGCGGCACAGCGTGTACTTCACCAACGCGGTGAAACTCGCGGTCGATTCCGGGGTTACCACGTTCCTGGAACTGGCACCGAATTCGGTCGCGCTGATGCAGGTCCTGGGGACCACCTTCGCTGCCGGACTGCCGGACGCGCAGCTCATTCCGACACTGAAACGCAAAGAAGACGAATCCGCCGGAGTGATCGCCGCACTGGCGCAGCTGTACGTGCACGGACACTCGGTGGATCTCGTCTCTCTGGTACCGGCCGGGTCTTACGCCGATATTCCGCGCACCGCGTTCGTGCGCAAACCGTTCTGGCCCAAGGTCAGCGGTTTCTCCGCCGGTGGGAGCACTCGGGCGCCGGGTGCCGCGGTCGCGCTGCCGGATGGGCGGCACGTCTGGGAGGTTCAGGCCGCGGCCGTGGACGATCTGCCCACACTGGTGTGGTCGGCCGCGACGCAGGTGCTCGCGGATGTGAATCCGGGTGCCAGCGTGGCGCATGCGCCGCTGCCCGCGACCGGAACTCTCACCACAACCCTGACGCCGCACCCCGGTGGCGCGTCCGTCCAGGTGCACGCTCGTGACGGCGCGCTGTTCCGGCTGCTGTTCGACGCGGTGGTCACCTCCGGTGCCGCGCTGCCCGCCCCGGCCGAACCGGCCGTGCGTCCGCCCGCGCTCACCGAATCCGAGGTCGTCGAGGTCGTCGATACGGCGGGCTTCGGAGATCGGTGGAGTCCGGACAGTGGCCAGACGGTGGACGAGCGGCTGGCACTGATCGTCGCCGAATCCATGGGCTACGCGGTCGAGGATCTGCCGATGGAGATCCCGCTCATGGAACTCGGGCTGGACTCGCTGATGGCCATGCGGATCAAGAATCGGGTCGAATACGAATTCGATATCCCGCAGCTGCAGGTTTCGGCCGTCCGCGACGCCAGCCTGCACGAGGTGGGCAAGGTGCTCCGCTACGCGATAGAGCACCGCGACCAGGTGCAGGAGATGGCCGATCAGCAGGCCAGCGGGGAATCCGGCGCGCTGAGCATGGACGACAACTTCGTGAACGCCGCCAAGGCCGCCATGGAGGCCGGACAGGACCCGGTGGCCGCGCTGGACCAGAGGACGGGCACCACCGAGGTCGAACCGGCGGCCAGCGAACCGGAACCGGCGGAACCGGCTGAACCGGCGGCCCCGGTGAGCCCCGCACCGAAGGCCGAGCCGGCCGCCGGTGCCGCGTTGTTCGGCGGCGGTGCCGCAGGCTCGGACGAGGACGACGTTCCGCCACGTGACGCGGCCGAACGTCTCACCTACGCGTCCTGGGCCACCATTACCGGCGAGTCGGCCGGGGGAATCTTCAACACCCTGCCGATCCTGGACGAGGACACCGCGGAGAAACTCGCGGCTCGTCTCACCGAGCGGGTCGGCGCGGAGATCACGGTCGACGACGTACTCGATTGCGAGACGATCGAACAGTTGGCCGATATCGTGCGGACCCTTCAGGACAGCGGTGCTGATGTGGACGGATTCGTTCGCCCGCTGCGGACCCGGTCCGAGGGGTCGGATGCTGTCCCGGTCTTCGTGTTCCATCCCTCCGGCGGAAACACTCTGGTCTACGAACCGCTGCTCAAGCGGCTCCCCGCCGATACACCCATGTACGGCTTCGAACGCGTCGAGGGCTCGATCGAGGAGCGTGCCCGGGAATACGTACCCGAACTGCGCAAACTCCAGGGTGACGGGCCGTACGTGCTCTACGGCTGGTCGCTGGGTGCTGTGCTCGCCATGGCCGTCGCGCAGCAGTTGCGTGCCGAGGGCGCCGATGTCCGTGTGCTCGGATTGATCGATCTCGCGATCCCCCGGGAGCCGGAGGACAACAGCTCGGCCGAACGTATCCGGCGGATGGAGCGCTATCAGGCGTTCGCCCAGAAAACCTACGGTGTAGAGGGCGAACTGGATACCGACCAACTGCGCGAACTCGCCGATGCGTCGCCGGAAGAGCAGTTCAAGATGGTGTCCGACCTCATCAAGATGACCGGTGCCAAGATCCCGGGCGGTGTGCTGGAGCATCAGCGGACTTCGTGGATCGAGGGCCGTGCTCTGCAGCAGGTACAACCGAGCCACTACGACGGCGATGTCGTTCTCTATCTGGCCGATCGCTATCACGACGGCATCATCGAGCTGGAGCCGCGCTTCGCCGACCGGCTTCCCGACGGCGGCTGGGACGAATATCTGCCCAACCTCGACATCGTGCACATCCCCGGCGACCACCTCCAGATCATCGATGAACCCCGGATCGGCCGGATCGGCGCGGACCTGACCGATAAACTCGCCCAGATCACCTCGAGTGCGGCTGGGAAAGGGAGCAAGTGA
- the fadD32 gene encoding long-chain-fatty-acid--AMP ligase FadD32: MDETFDDYLDENGNITIPDDRTLVDHVEKHTRNDANTLAYRYIDYSRERDGEAHELTWQQFGVRLRAVAGRLQQVTTPGDRVAVLAPQGLDYVISFFAAIYAGTIAVPLFDPDEPGHTDRLHAVLGDCQPSAILTASSAAAGVRQFFRALPAAQRPRIIAVDAIPDSVGDSWVRPDIAVDDIAYLQYTSGSTRTPAGVEITHRAVGTNLLQMVDAINLDWNSRGVTWLPLFHDMGLLTVILPAVGGKFITIMSPASFVRRPYRWIKELAAASDGAGTFAAAPNFAFEHAAVRGLPKNGESLDLSNVIGLINGSEPVTTSSMKKFNDAFAPYGLSKTAIKPCYGMAEATLFVSATKSDDEAKVTYVDRNELNAGRMVRVDQGDDSAIAQVSCGYVAKSQWATIVDPESVDGDPREQPDGHVGEIWLHGNNMGIGYWGRETETAATFRNKVVIPLAEGSHADGTTPDAHWMRTGDFGVYFDGELYITGRVKDLVIVDGRNHYPQDLEFSAQEASNALRPGFVAAFSVPANQLPAEVFAQGSHSGLKFDADDASEQLVIVAERGPGAGKADPLPIADAVRASISQRHGVTVRDLLLVPAGSIPRTSSGKIARRACKTAYVEGTLRGGYTQQAFPDAPED, encoded by the coding sequence ATGGACGAGACTTTCGACGACTACCTGGACGAGAACGGGAACATCACAATTCCCGATGATCGCACCCTGGTCGATCACGTCGAGAAGCACACCCGTAACGACGCGAACACGCTGGCGTACCGCTACATCGATTACTCGCGCGAGCGCGACGGTGAGGCCCACGAGCTGACGTGGCAACAGTTCGGGGTCCGGCTGCGCGCGGTGGCCGGTCGCCTGCAGCAGGTCACCACTCCCGGTGACCGCGTGGCGGTGCTCGCGCCGCAGGGGCTCGACTATGTGATCTCTTTCTTTGCCGCCATCTACGCGGGCACTATCGCGGTGCCGTTGTTCGATCCGGACGAGCCGGGTCATACCGATCGGCTACACGCGGTGCTCGGCGACTGCCAACCGTCGGCCATCCTCACCGCCAGTTCGGCGGCTGCCGGGGTGCGTCAGTTCTTCCGTGCGCTGCCCGCCGCGCAGCGGCCGCGCATCATCGCCGTGGACGCGATTCCCGACAGTGTCGGCGACAGCTGGGTGCGCCCGGATATCGCGGTGGACGATATCGCCTACCTGCAGTACACCTCGGGTTCCACCCGGACCCCCGCCGGTGTGGAGATCACCCACCGCGCGGTGGGCACCAACCTGTTGCAGATGGTCGACGCCATCAATCTCGACTGGAACTCGCGCGGCGTCACCTGGCTCCCGCTGTTCCACGATATGGGCCTGCTGACCGTGATCCTGCCGGCCGTGGGCGGCAAGTTCATCACCATCATGTCGCCGGCGTCGTTCGTGCGGCGCCCGTACCGGTGGATCAAGGAGTTGGCCGCGGCCTCCGACGGCGCGGGCACCTTCGCCGCCGCCCCGAACTTCGCCTTCGAGCACGCGGCTGTACGCGGTCTGCCCAAGAACGGTGAATCGCTGGATCTGTCCAATGTGATCGGCCTGATCAACGGCAGCGAACCGGTGACCACCTCGTCGATGAAGAAGTTCAACGACGCGTTCGCGCCCTACGGATTGTCCAAGACGGCGATCAAACCGTGCTACGGAATGGCCGAGGCCACCCTGTTCGTCTCGGCGACCAAGTCCGACGACGAAGCCAAGGTCACCTATGTGGACCGCAATGAACTCAACGCCGGACGGATGGTCCGCGTCGACCAGGGCGATGATAGTGCGATCGCCCAGGTGAGCTGCGGTTATGTGGCCAAATCGCAGTGGGCGACGATCGTCGATCCGGAATCGGTCGACGGTGACCCCCGGGAGCAGCCCGACGGTCATGTGGGTGAGATCTGGTTGCACGGCAACAATATGGGCATCGGGTACTGGGGCCGGGAGACCGAGACGGCGGCGACCTTCCGGAACAAGGTCGTCATCCCACTGGCCGAGGGCAGCCATGCCGACGGCACCACGCCCGACGCCCACTGGATGCGCACCGGCGACTTCGGGGTCTATTTCGACGGCGAGCTCTACATCACCGGCCGGGTCAAGGACCTGGTGATCGTCGACGGACGTAACCACTACCCCCAGGATCTGGAGTTCTCCGCCCAGGAAGCCAGCAACGCGCTGCGCCCCGGGTTCGTCGCGGCGTTCTCGGTACCGGCCAACCAGCTGCCGGCCGAGGTGTTCGCGCAGGGCAGTCATTCGGGCCTGAAGTTCGATGCCGACGACGCCTCCGAGCAGTTGGTGATCGTGGCGGAACGCGGCCCGGGCGCCGGTAAGGCCGATCCACTGCCGATCGCCGACGCGGTGCGTGCTTCGATCTCGCAGCGTCACGGTGTGACGGTGCGTGATCTGCTGCTGGTGCCGGCCGGTTCGATTCCACGTACCTCCAGCGGCAAGATCGCCCGGCGCGCATGCAAGACCGCATACGTCGAGGGCACCCTGCGGGGCGGCTACACCCAGCAGGCTTTCCCGGACGCGCCCGAGGACTAG